From the genome of Nicotiana sylvestris chromosome 2, ASM39365v2, whole genome shotgun sequence, one region includes:
- the LOC104238286 gene encoding rac-like GTP-binding protein RHO1 codes for MSASRFIKCVTVGDGAVGKTCLLISYTSNTFPTDYVPTVFDNFSANVVVNGSTVNLGLWDTAGQEDYNRLRPLSYRGADVFILAFSLISKASYENVSKKWIPELKHYAPGVPIVLVGTKLDLRDDKQFFIDHPGAVPITTAQGEELRKTIGAPSYIECSSKTQENVKAVFDAAIKVVLQPPKAKKKKGKSQRACSIL; via the exons ATGAGCGCATCGAGGTTCATAAAGTGTGTGACGGTGGGGGATGGTGCCGTTGGCAAGACTTGTCTCTTGATTTCCTACACCAGCAATACCTTCCCCACG GATTATGTGCCGACTGTGTTCGACAATTTCAGTGCAAATGTGGTTGTCAATGGGAGCACTGTCAATCTAGGGTTGTGGGATACTGCTG GACAGGAGGATTACAATAGGTTAAGACCTCTGAGTTACCGTGGAGCTGATGTTTTCATTTTGGCATTCTCTCTCATCAGTAAAGCCAGCTATGAAAATGTTTCCAAGAAG tGGATTCCTGAGTTGAAGCATTACGCCCCTGGTGTCCCTATAGTGCTTGTTGGGACAAAACTTG ATCTTCGGGATGATAAGCAATTCTTCATAGACCATCCTGGTGCTGTGCCAATTACAACTGCTCAG GGTGAGGAACTGAGGAAAACGATTGGCGCACCTTCCTACATTGAATGTAGTTCAAAAACACAGGAG AATGTAAAAGCAGTGTTTGATGCTGCCATTAAAGTTGTGCTCCAGCCACCCAAGgcgaagaaaaagaaaggaaagtcTCAAAGGGCCTGCTCAATTTTGTGA
- the LOC104228772 gene encoding protein FREE1-like, giving the protein MHNNDVNSSYFQYYQPLIPSSTPSDHPYNPAAVPVQYASAPPVPSDYSSAYSHGSADHRPTANPITQSSTQHQSYNYYPYDQNQASLSYDYSTPNYSSSYSSAPHSIENNGSYGEQGFYDSGVYKYNGRNEESYRESRSESNMGVMFDDYGRPINIQNGRENQGHASSRQVVKATPKMEEQQDVAAGVLKFRVKLLSEGVGQSDMDVLCQIGLDGIHILDPTMSRTLRIYLFENVTKWEVLDSCIFAFWAKSSVDVEPRRIRLKSNSYTVNNILDTVTAASIQIKEMGENDKPSDSIKGSEQAAEKKKGFVDLMKLMRPLNEEKDFWVPDEAVRKCTGCRTDFSAFNRKHHCRNCGDIFCDKCTQGRVALTADEDALPVRVCDRCMAEVTQRLSNSKEAMTKVAPLRSHEDLTRKLKEEMYKKRKISAGLSSQGSRRMREVECPTCTVHLQVEVPASGSETIECSVCQHPFLVNAH; this is encoded by the exons ATGCATAACAACGACGTTAACTCTTCCTATTTCCAATATTACCAACCTCTTATTCCTAGCTCTACTCCGTCCGATCATCCGTACAATCCTGCCGCCGTTCCCGTCCAGTACGCTTCAGCTCCTCCGGTGCCGTCCGACTACTCCTCTGCCTATTCTCACGGCTCCGCCGATCATCGCCCAACTGCAAACCCTATCACCCAATCGTCAACTCAACACCAATCTTACAATTATTACCCTTATGATCAAAATCAAGCGTCTCTCAGTTACGATTATAGTACACCTAATTACAGTTCATCATATTCGTCTGCTCCTCATTCAATCGAAAATAATGGCTCATACGGAGAACAAGGTTTTTATGATTCTGGTGTTTATAAATATAATGGTAGGAACGAGGAATCTTACAGGGAAAGTCGATCCGAGTCGAATATGGGGGTGATGTTTGATGATTATGGTAGGCCTATCAATATTCAAAATGGGAGGGAGAATCAAGGACACGCGAGTAGTCGTCAAGTTGTGAAAGCAACTCCGAAGATGGAGGAGCAACAGGATGTTGCAGCTGGTGTGTTGAAGTTTCGCGTCAAGCTTTTATCAGAAGGCGTAGGTCAGAGCGACATGGATGTGCTTTGTCAG ATTGGTCTAGATGGGATTCACATACTTGATCCTACTATGAGCCGAACTCTGAGAATATATTTATTTGAGAATGTGACAAAATGGGAG GTATTGGATTCATGTATATTTGCATTTTGGGCCAAAAGCTCTGTTGACGTGGAACCTAGACGTATCAGGCTGAAATCAAATAGCTATACAGTGAACAATATCCTTGACACTGTTACAGCAGCAAGTATTCAG ATTAAGGAGATGGGTGAGAATGATAAACCTTCAGATTCAATCAAGGGATCTGAGCAAGCTGCTGAGAAGAAGAAAGGCTTTGTTGACTTGATGAAGTTGATGAGGCCACTCAATGAAGAGAAAGATTTCTGG GTTCCTGATGAAGCAGTTCGCAAGTGCACTGGCTGTAGGACagattttagtgctttcaatagAAAG CACCACTGCAGGAATTGTGGGGATATTTTCTGTGACAAGTGCACGCAAGGTAGAGTTGCCCTCACTGCTGATGAAGATGCTCTGCCAGTTCGAGTTTGTGACCGATGCATG GCAGAGGTAACTCAGAGACTCAGCAATTCAAAGGAAGCAATGACGAAAGTTGCTCCGTTACGAAGTCATGAGGACCTTACAAGAAAACTCAAG GAGGAGATGTACAAGAAGCGCAAGATTTCAGCAG GACTTAGTTCTCAAGGATCTAGGAGGATGAGAGAGGTGGAATGTCCAACCTGCACAGTCCATTTGCAG GTTGAAGTGCCAGCTTCTGGATCAGAAACGATAGAGTGCAGCGTCTGCCAGCATCCATTCCTTGTTAATGCTCATTGA